Within Lolium rigidum isolate FL_2022 chromosome 5, APGP_CSIRO_Lrig_0.1, whole genome shotgun sequence, the genomic segment TGCATGTCTTGGATGGTTACACATGTCTCCCTCAGCGGCCCGAAGAGATCTGCCTCAAAGACGGGTGAGCGCATGGCGAGCACGGTCTTGTGCGCCTGGAACGTCTCTCCTCCAACACTGAAAGTGACATCTGCTTTCTCCTTAGCTTCCAGCAGCTTTGCTAGATGCTCCAGGATGTCCGATGGCGGAACCTCAATCTCAGGAGGGCCCACAATCGCAGAAGCCTGGGATTCCTTGATCACCGTGATTACAGATTTGATCATGAGGACATCATTCTGAAGGTACTTAGTTGGTTCCGCATCAATGCTGCTGCTTACAATCATCACACAATACTGACAGGTCCCCCTGCCCTTTGAGCTGAAGACCTTGCTTTGTGGGGCAAACGCTGTACTGATCAATCCTGAATCGTGCCTTACCAATCCAAAATCAAACAGGGTCCGAACCTCGGCGTTGCTGCTCATGAGCTCGAGACATATCTCCACACACCCTTTGGACGGCTCGGTGGTTCCTTCGGGGTAGCATTTGATGGACCAGTCGTACCCACCGATGGTGAAGGTGGGCGAGCAGACAAACTTGCCGACGCCCATGCCCTTCATGAGGCTGTACCCAGCAACCTCGAAGATGTGCGTCCCTTTCTCCTTGTGGAAGGAGCATCTCGACACCATCAACTTCTCCATGGTGCAGCTCGATGGCGTCGACACCATCCTGTCCACAATCATGAATAATTCGAAAATGGATAGTGCAGATCTAAAGCAAAGGAGAGGAACATAAACAGCTTTCCCGATGAGTagcggggaggggaggggaggaggagggggtgcaaACCTTGGAAGAATAGCAGAGGAGGGGGAAAAGAtggcggtggcagcggcggcggcagtggtggtggtggtggcggcggcggcggcggcctaaaGTAGTGGCGTGCGAGACCAATGCGAGGTAAACCTAGTGGGTTGTTTGGGGACGTTTGCAAATCAGGTAAGCTGGTCCATATTGTTGTTAGTCCGTGCTAATCGGTCCATTTTAGTCTgaactaggaaaattgcccgtgcgttgctacgagtTGATTGAAAATTTCTTTAATCTCCTCTTACTCATGTTGACATCATTGACCACTTACGTATTGATTTTGGTTGTAAATATTCCGCTCATGGCCTAGTGTTTTTGACGATAATCATTGTCACGACACAAATTTATCCCAAAATCTATCGACACGTGACCCCATTATAAGATGACACGACAAAATGATGAATAAGTACACCATGgtaaaatttgagcattttttttAAGTAGCCTAACCATTGGACTTTCTGTTCCATTAGTTACCGAAAATCTATTTTTATGATGTCTTGTGCTTTCTGTAACGTTTCATCTTTTTTTCATTCCAACCAAAAGTATTTAAATTTAAGTAACTCGTGTATCAATCGGTTACAAAAGACAATTTTACTCGATAGGTTGTGTGTGAGGTACATGTGCTTCTACATGTGCATGTTTTACAAAAGAATTCATCACGTTACTTTTGATATTGCTTTTCAATATTTAAGGTTATAAACTGTAGTAAAAATCTCATTAGTAGAACACATGTTGGTAGGGTAATTTCTGACGGTGCAGCCGTAGGGTCAAACAAATGAGAGGACCTCCTTTCTTAAAAAAAACTTGCAAAAAGAAATATGTCGATTCTCATATGAAATTGAATTATTGTTGAAAATTGTTGCCTCTCCTTTCTTGATTCAGTCAACCCATGTACGTGTCTATTTACTCCGTGAcaaataaatttctagttaaaatCACTTACATACTCCTTGGCAATCGCAGTTTATTTTTAATAAATTTCCACAAAATTTACATGCAAACTTATTATCAATTCATTGTTTTTGAGAGAGAAATATCCATTCCGTCAGTCCTCACATACCTATGGCAAAGATTGTGCACGTGCCATCCGAAAAAAACATGCACACGCACAGGCTCATGGTCTTCAGTTCCCCTTACCCCCTctattgaaaaaaaaaaacaatgtagCACT encodes:
- the LOC124653594 gene encoding BTB/POZ and MATH domain-containing protein 1-like; this translates as MVSTPSSCTMEKLMVSRCSFHKEKGTHIFEVAGYSLMKGMGVGKFVCSPTFTIGGYDWSIKCYPEGTTEPSKGCVEICLELMSSNAEVRTLFDFGLVRHDSGLISTAFAPQSKVFSSKGRGTCQYCVMIVSSSIDAEPTKYLQNDVLMIKSVITVIKESQASAIVGPPEIEVPPSDILEHLAKLLEAKEKADVTFSVGGETFQAHKTVLAMRSPVFEADLFGPLRETCVTIQDMQPVVFKALLHFIYTDSLPDLDDFEGDDKCEMHRHLLVAADRYAMDRLKMICQNILCKNLDVENVATILALADQHNCDKLKDVCVEFIASSDKMDDVVATQGYADLKRSCPSVLVDAFEKRSRSRKA